In a genomic window of Helianthus annuus cultivar XRQ/B chromosome 10, HanXRQr2.0-SUNRISE, whole genome shotgun sequence:
- the LOC110886396 gene encoding small nuclear ribonucleoprotein E: protein MATKVQRIMTQPINLIFRFLQSKARIQIWLFEQKDLRIEGRIIGFDEYMNLVLDEAEEVSIKKKTRKALGRILLKGDNITLMMNAGK, encoded by the exons ATGGCTACCAAAGTCCAGAGGATCATGACCCAACCAATT AATCTCATCTTTAGGTTCCTCCAGAGT AAAGCTCGCATACAGATATGGCTGTTTGAGCAGAAGGATTTGAGAATCGAAGGTCGCATTATT GGGTTTGATGAGTACATGAATTTGGTTCTTGATGAGGCTGAGGAAGTCAGCATAAAGAAGAAGACCAGAAAGGCTCTAG GCAGGATTCTGCTAAAAGGGGACAATATTACCCTCATGATGAACGC GGGAAAGTAA
- the LOC110886397 gene encoding (R)-mandelonitrile lyase-like: MASITTFTSTLILLLLLLMSLISSTSSQSPPYATFVINATELPPEDYFDYIIVGGGTAGCPLAATLSFNHRVLLLERGGVPYTNPNVMKQEGFIQTLRQIDNYYSPAQAFSSDEGVPNARGRILGGSSAINAGFYSRADDEFYNSSGINFDVNLIERSYQWIERAIVFEPELQPLQRALLDGLVEAGVRPWNGFSVKHVYGTKIGGSTFNSSGYRHSAADLLNLARESNIKVAVYATVERVLFTSSGSFGGTENATGVVVRDTAGHYHRVLLRKEGEVIVSAGAIGSPHLLLLSGIGPRSYLSSWGIPVVNDLEFVGEFLYDNPRNGISFLSPSLLEHSLIQVVGITESGAYLEASSTVRPYHPPVHSGFRRPHSAQWYFSVAHIMEKIVGPLSAGSLRLASTEITTNPAVSFNYFSNPVDLERCVNGTRKIADLLRTRAMSGFRFWNWPRGEFRFVGARLPVNQSSDEEMGEFCRRTVNTIWHYHGGCVVEKVVDSELRVIGVGSLRVIDGSVFSISPGTNPQATLLMLGRHMGLKILRGRLQKTRA; encoded by the exons ATGGCGTCGATCACCACCTTCACCTCCACACttatcctcctcctcctcctcctcatgTCTCTAATTTCATCCACCTCATCACAGA GTCCACCGTACGCAACGTTCGTCATCAATGCCACCGAACTTCCACCGGAAGACTACTTCGATTACATCATCGTCGGCGGCGGCACCGCCGGTTGTCCGTTAGCAGCCACACTATCATTCAACCATCGTGTATTACTTCTAGAACGAGGCGGTGTACCGTACACAAACCCTAACGTCATGAAACAAGAAGGTTTTATTCAAACACTCCGTCAAATCGACAATTATTACTCTCCGGCGCAAGCTTTCAGTTCCGATGAAGGCGTTCCGAACGCCAGAGGCCGGATTTTAGGCGGTAGCAGCGCGATTAACGCCGGATTTTACAGCCGAGCGGACGACGAGTTTTATAACAGCTCcgggataaattttgatgtgaaTTTGATTGAGAGGTCATATCAGTGGATTGAGAGAGCAATCGTGTTTGAACCGGAGTTGCAGCCGCTGCAACGCGCGCTTCTTGATGGATTGGTGGAAGCCGGTGTGCGGCCATGGAATGGATTTAGTGTAAAACATGTTTATGGAACCAAGATTGGGGGTTCTACGTTTAACAGTAGTGGTTATAGACATAGTGCTGCTGATCTGTTGAATCTAGCTAGAGAAAGTAATATCAAAGTGGCGGTTTACGCTACGGTTGAGAGGGTTTTGTTTACTAGTTCGGGTTCTTTTGGTGGAACGGAGAATGCGACGGGTGTTGTGGTTAGGGATACTGCGGGTCATTATCACCGTGTGTTGTTAAGGAAGGAGGGGGAAGTGATTGTTTCCGCGGGTGCGATTGGCAGCCCGCATTTGCTTTTGTTGAGTGGGATTGGACCGCGGTCTTACCTTTCGTCTTGGGGGATTCCGGTGGTGAATGATTTGGAGTTTGTAGGGGAGTTTTTGTATGATAATCCGCGAAATGGGATATCGTTTTTGTCACCGAGTTTACTGGAGCATTCTCTCATACAGGTGGTGGGCATTACTGAGTCCGGTGCTTATCTTGAAGCGTCGTCTACTGTTCGCCCTTATCATCCGCCTGTTCACTCGGGTTTCAGGCGGCCTCACTCGGCTCAGTGGTACTTTAGCGTGGCTCACATCATGGAGAAGATAGTCGGGCCGTTATCGGCTGGATCACTCCGGTTGGCATCTACAGAAATCACAACGAATCCGGCTGTAAGTTTCAACTACTTTAGTAATCCGGTGGATTTGGAGAGGTGTGTGAATGGAACGCGTAAAATCGCGGATTTGCTTAGGACCCGGGCCATGTCTGGTTTTAGATTCTGGAACTGGCCTCGTGGGGAGTTTAGGTTTGTAGGAGCGCGATTACCAGTGAACCAATCGAGTGATGAAGAGATGGGTGAGTTCTGCAGGCGCACAGTGAACACGATATGGCACTATCATGGTGGATGTGTAGTGGAGAAAGTGGTGGATTCGGAATTGAGGGTGATTGGTGTTGGTTCGCTTCGAGTTATCGATGGTTCGGTGTTCTCGATTTCACCAGGGACCAACCCACAGGCTACTCTTCTAATGCTTGGCAG GCATATGGGTTTGAAGATTCTTAGAGGGAGACTGCAAAAGACAAGGGCTTGA